One Streptomyces sp. NBC_00102 DNA segment encodes these proteins:
- a CDS encoding flavoprotein — MTTLYVFCSAAPPVFDVLRVVKNAQARGWDVCLGLTPTAARWLAPQLPALEEATGRPVRSEYKMPGDPDVWPSPDVILVAPATFNTLNQWALGITSAFVVGVVAEGTGKDIPIVAMPCANAAYVRHPQFRKSLETLREAGVEVLFGPGGFEPNRPGEGRPEAFPWTLALDAVDSVVSSAP; from the coding sequence ATGACGACTCTGTACGTGTTCTGTTCTGCTGCCCCTCCGGTGTTCGACGTATTACGTGTAGTGAAAAATGCGCAGGCGCGCGGATGGGATGTCTGCCTCGGCCTCACCCCGACCGCCGCTCGGTGGCTGGCGCCCCAACTGCCCGCGTTGGAAGAGGCGACCGGCCGGCCGGTGCGATCCGAGTACAAGATGCCCGGAGATCCGGACGTCTGGCCCTCGCCGGATGTGATTCTCGTCGCGCCCGCCACCTTCAACACGCTCAACCAATGGGCCCTCGGCATCACTTCGGCCTTCGTCGTCGGAGTGGTCGCCGAAGGCACCGGCAAAGACATACCGATCGTGGCCATGCCCTGCGCGAACGCCGCCTACGTGCGGCATCCGCAGTTCAGGAAGTCTCTGGAGACGCTCCGTGAGGCAGGTGTGGAGGTGCTGTTCGGGCCCGGTGGATTCGAGCCCAACCGGCCGGGCGAGGGGAGACCCGAGGCCTTTCCGTGGACTCTGGCGCTCGACGCCGTGGACTCGGTTGTCAGTTCGGCGCCGTAA
- a CDS encoding helix-turn-helix domain-containing protein encodes MPSQVGEHTGTRIKEQRRLARLTQRQLAARLPYSYSLLNQVECGAKPANLDFVAAVAQVLRIDVSVLTGQPYVTELQQDRLTELIRPIREALDLYDLGADESIPERSPGQLIEAAQHLCVLVRATHLRNAARMLPSTITELTTAAWRSGSSELWQALASTYRTAHDVSVKLGYYDLSAVALDRMDWAARRASDPCLSAIRQYMRALVYFREGEYRIGQRLITSGHEIVASAEKDRESIAVRGQLHLGASVIAARAEQQTLVDDHIAEATRCAARTGEATRIHWLSFGPTNVAMHRMSAAIEMRQYDDALVQAHGIKLPAGLATSRRAHFLIDRARCEMETGHTEAALGSLADARHAAPEQTRYHPGARETIKGLVHLSRRTPDSLGHMATWIGL; translated from the coding sequence ATGCCCAGCCAGGTCGGCGAGCACACCGGCACCCGCATCAAAGAGCAGCGCAGGCTCGCCCGGTTGACGCAACGTCAACTGGCCGCGCGACTGCCCTACTCGTACAGCCTGCTCAACCAGGTCGAGTGCGGTGCCAAACCGGCGAACCTCGACTTCGTGGCGGCGGTGGCCCAGGTGCTGCGGATCGACGTGTCGGTACTGACGGGCCAGCCGTACGTCACCGAGCTCCAGCAGGACCGGCTGACCGAATTGATAAGGCCCATCCGTGAGGCGCTGGACCTGTACGACCTGGGCGCCGACGAATCGATCCCGGAACGTTCCCCCGGCCAACTGATCGAGGCCGCGCAGCACCTCTGCGTACTGGTCCGGGCCACACATCTGCGCAACGCGGCACGGATGCTGCCGTCGACCATCACCGAACTGACCACCGCCGCCTGGCGGTCGGGCTCGTCGGAGCTGTGGCAGGCGCTGGCGTCCACGTACCGTACGGCGCACGACGTCAGTGTGAAGCTCGGCTACTACGACCTGTCCGCGGTGGCGCTGGACCGGATGGACTGGGCCGCCCGGCGCGCCTCCGACCCGTGCCTGTCGGCGATCCGCCAGTACATGCGGGCGCTGGTGTACTTCCGGGAGGGCGAGTACCGGATCGGGCAGCGGCTGATCACCTCGGGGCACGAGATCGTGGCCTCCGCCGAGAAGGACCGGGAGTCTATCGCCGTACGGGGTCAACTCCACCTCGGCGCCTCGGTGATCGCCGCGCGCGCGGAGCAGCAGACCCTCGTGGACGACCACATCGCCGAGGCCACCCGCTGCGCGGCGCGTACGGGCGAGGCGACCCGCATCCACTGGCTCTCCTTCGGGCCGACCAATGTGGCGATGCACCGCATGTCGGCGGCGATCGAGATGCGGCAGTACGACGACGCGCTGGTCCAGGCGCACGGGATCAAGCTGCCGGCCGGCTTGGCCACTTCGCGGCGCGCGCACTTCCTCATCGACCGGGCCCGCTGCGAGATGGAGACCGGCCACACCGAGGCGGCCCTCGGCTCCCTCGCCGACGCCCGGCACGCCGCCCCGGAGCAGACCCGCTACCACCCGGGCGCCCGGGAGACGATCAAGGGCCTGGTGCATCTCTCGCGCCGTACCCCCGATTCGCTGGGCCACATGGCCACCTGGATCGGCCTCTGA
- a CDS encoding 4a-hydroxytetrahydrobiopterin dehydratase, with amino-acid sequence MGKEPLTEEQISVCLAAHPGWVRDGDEITRAFGIRYHGGVAVIVHVADVERLIGHHADIDLRWDHVRFGITTHDAGHKLTESDFDLAARIDEIAAAHGAEPRGL; translated from the coding sequence GTGGGCAAGGAACCGCTGACGGAGGAGCAGATCTCCGTGTGCTTGGCCGCGCATCCGGGATGGGTACGCGACGGCGACGAGATCACCCGCGCCTTCGGCATCCGCTACCACGGCGGCGTCGCGGTGATCGTGCACGTTGCCGATGTTGAGCGGCTCATCGGCCACCACGCGGACATCGACCTGCGGTGGGACCACGTGCGCTTCGGGATCACCACGCACGACGCCGGCCACAAGCTGACCGAGTCCGACTTCGACCTCGCTGCCCGTATCGACGAGATCGCGGCGGCCCATGGCGCGGAGCCACGCGGCCTCTGA
- a CDS encoding Twin-arginine translocation pathway signal gives MLDDRQFTVSARTWRRWEGERPGWPAEETAIVLHDAFGRWPEDLGFATPPGWIRPEHHEEVDVRRRAFVGVTAAALVAGPVAQQHVDPALVDYFQQQLEGHYRADMFLGPHDLIGTVSAQYQLIDKLVRSAKGETRRSLLRAGAAYAALVGWLYQDAGDMDGASFWRGVTQEIAMRSRDPHLIGYSLVNQAQVRTDLGDGHAVIDLCEAALDDADRLVPKVRIMAMQQQAHGASLTGERRAVDQLLDDADRLLPRVDDDLPWGNACRRTPGYLEVQRATCYGRLGLGREAGALWTQVLTVVPETARRDRGVYMARQATAAATAQEPDQAVEIARTVATIAVETRSARMRRELVTLERAMSPWQDAPVGRDLAEVLAPVIEGS, from the coding sequence TTGCTGGACGACCGGCAGTTCACCGTGTCCGCACGGACGTGGCGCCGCTGGGAGGGCGAGCGCCCCGGGTGGCCTGCCGAGGAGACCGCGATCGTCCTGCACGACGCGTTCGGCCGATGGCCGGAAGACCTTGGATTCGCTACCCCGCCTGGCTGGATCCGGCCCGAACACCATGAAGAGGTCGACGTGAGACGACGCGCCTTCGTGGGCGTCACCGCCGCCGCGCTCGTCGCCGGGCCGGTCGCGCAACAGCACGTCGATCCGGCCTTGGTCGACTACTTCCAGCAGCAGCTGGAGGGGCACTACCGCGCGGACATGTTCCTCGGGCCTCACGACCTGATCGGAACGGTGTCCGCCCAGTACCAGCTCATCGACAAACTGGTGCGCTCGGCGAAGGGTGAAACGCGGCGCAGTCTGCTGCGCGCGGGTGCGGCCTACGCAGCCCTCGTCGGCTGGCTGTACCAGGATGCCGGCGACATGGACGGCGCCAGCTTCTGGCGTGGAGTGACGCAGGAAATCGCGATGCGGTCCCGCGACCCGCACCTCATCGGGTACAGCCTCGTCAACCAGGCCCAGGTCCGCACCGACCTCGGCGACGGGCACGCCGTTATCGACCTGTGCGAGGCCGCGCTCGACGACGCGGACCGGCTGGTGCCGAAGGTACGGATCATGGCGATGCAGCAGCAGGCGCACGGCGCCAGCCTCACCGGGGAACGGCGGGCCGTCGACCAACTGCTCGACGACGCCGATCGCCTGCTTCCCCGAGTCGACGACGACCTGCCCTGGGGCAACGCCTGCCGCCGAACACCCGGTTACCTTGAAGTCCAGCGGGCCACCTGCTATGGGCGGCTCGGGCTTGGCCGTGAAGCCGGGGCTTTGTGGACGCAAGTCCTCACCGTGGTGCCGGAGACTGCACGCCGTGATCGCGGCGTGTACATGGCACGCCAGGCCACCGCGGCGGCCACCGCCCAGGAGCCGGACCAGGCCGTGGAGATCGCACGCACCGTCGCGACGATCGCGGTCGAGACCCGCTCGGCGAGGATGCGCCGGGAACTGGTCACTCTGGAGCGGGCGATGAGCCCGTGGCAGGATGCACCGGTCGGCCGCGACCTTGCCGAGGTCCTGGCACCGGTGATCGAGGGGAGCTGA